A region of Deinococcus cellulosilyticus NBRC 106333 = KACC 11606 DNA encodes the following proteins:
- a CDS encoding 2'-5' RNA ligase family protein has product MTTYVLALIPPEPIYGQVLQYQLQYKRPNMEPHITIKFKAGLTDDLEWLPRVREMCAEVKPFSVHLSGTRTFGRRVLFWDVVSPGAKDLHLKTLQAVGHPPQTDLFEGEAYQMHMTLLYDPKPVQLAEAADLFREADFTATFLRLAVKKPHGRYETVEDLPFLG; this is encoded by the coding sequence ATGACCACTTATGTGCTGGCCCTGATTCCCCCTGAACCCATTTACGGACAGGTGCTGCAGTATCAGCTTCAATACAAGAGGCCCAACATGGAGCCCCACATCACCATCAAGTTTAAAGCAGGCCTCACAGACGATCTGGAGTGGCTTCCGAGGGTGCGAGAGATGTGTGCAGAGGTGAAACCTTTCTCGGTGCACCTCTCAGGCACCCGCACTTTTGGCAGACGGGTCCTGTTCTGGGATGTGGTGTCCCCGGGTGCAAAAGACCTCCACCTGAAAACCCTGCAGGCGGTGGGGCATCCCCCTCAGACAGACCTGTTTGAAGGAGAGGCCTACCAGATGCACATGACCCTCCTGTATGACCCGAAACCTGTTCAGCTTGCAGAGGCTGCGGACCTTTTCCGGGAGGCAGACTTCACCGCCACATTTCTCCGTCTGGCAGTCAAGAAACCCCACGGCAGATATGAGACTGTGGAGGATCTGCCTTTTCTGGGGTGA
- the alr gene encoding alanine racemase: MTPRVIAEIHLAHLHANLQALARHAGSSHVLLPIKANAYGHSAALVAQHTSDWKLIWGYAVAAPEEALEILPLTRKPVVLFTPSALDESAQLARMGVRLTISSLEELLYLPAGSRIHLKVNTGMNRLGMRPEEVVRVAQTAQHRGVIVEGVFSHFASADAPEPESARQQLALFREVRASLEQAGLPGLIYHMSNSAGIEAFGPEAAFNLIRPGIAAYGFTTRPEAGVPLKPVMRLMARIGYLHTMHPGEKVSYGELWTAQRETLVATLQIGYADGYPRSATGHARARLGSDWRDIIGRICMDQCMMDVTGLKAQVGDYVEVMGFDQVTATDLAPHANTIEYEVLTGINARRVQYRAIPAPEHVQIP, translated from the coding sequence ATGACACCCCGGGTCATTGCTGAAATTCACCTTGCCCATCTGCACGCCAACCTGCAGGCCCTTGCCAGACATGCAGGGTCTTCCCATGTGTTGCTGCCCATCAAGGCCAATGCGTACGGCCACAGTGCTGCATTGGTTGCACAGCACACCAGCGACTGGAAGCTGATCTGGGGTTATGCGGTGGCGGCACCTGAAGAGGCCCTGGAAATCCTGCCCCTCACCCGCAAACCGGTGGTGCTCTTCACCCCCTCTGCACTGGATGAATCTGCACAACTGGCCCGCATGGGGGTGAGGCTCACCATCAGCAGCCTGGAAGAGTTGCTGTACCTGCCTGCCGGGTCCCGCATCCACCTGAAGGTGAACACGGGCATGAACCGACTGGGCATGCGGCCCGAAGAGGTGGTGCGCGTCGCCCAGACCGCACAGCATCGGGGGGTGATTGTGGAGGGGGTGTTCTCTCACTTTGCCAGTGCGGATGCACCCGAACCGGAGAGCGCCAGACAGCAGCTTGCACTCTTCAGGGAAGTCAGGGCAAGTCTGGAACAGGCAGGACTGCCTGGCCTGATTTACCACATGAGCAACTCCGCTGGCATCGAGGCTTTTGGCCCAGAGGCGGCCTTCAACCTGATCCGCCCCGGAATTGCAGCTTACGGATTCACCACCCGACCTGAAGCAGGCGTGCCGCTGAAGCCCGTCATGCGCCTGATGGCCCGCATCGGTTACCTGCACACCATGCACCCCGGAGAAAAAGTGTCTTATGGTGAGCTCTGGACAGCCCAGCGGGAAACCCTGGTCGCCACCTTGCAAATTGGTTACGCAGATGGTTACCCCAGATCGGCCACCGGGCATGCCAGAGCCAGGCTGGGCAGCGACTGGCGCGACATCATCGGGCGCATCTGCATGGACCAGTGCATGATGGATGTCACCGGCCTGAAAGCGCAGGTCGGAGATTACGTCGAGGTGATGGGTTTCGATCAGGTGACCGCGACCGATCTGGCACCGCACGCCAACACCATCGAGTACGAGGTGCTCACCGGAATCAATGCCAGAAGGGTGCAGTACCGGGCGATTCCTGCACCAGAACATGTGCAGATCCCATGA
- a CDS encoding DUF4397 domain-containing protein has translation MKKFLTVSTTFALALGMTAFAADMNAFVRVVHAVPDAPAVDVYVDGTRTVSNAPFKAVTPYGDVPAGKHRVVITAAGDKNAKVFEGDVTLRAGKYYTVAAIGYLKTLKPKIFVANSLNMDKEKAQVNVFHLSPNGPRVDAIAPDYDNARIVPNLSYGRMFKAMVSPMGVNLNIVPAMKTTPVVKNLSGISVNAGKTYSVFAVGLVGGTGTQAFDLVATEDKVVMGSMSGK, from the coding sequence ATGAAAAAGTTTCTGACCGTTTCCACCACTTTTGCTCTGGCCCTTGGCATGACTGCATTTGCCGCCGACATGAACGCTTTTGTGCGCGTGGTTCACGCGGTTCCTGATGCTCCTGCAGTGGACGTGTATGTGGACGGCACCCGCACCGTCAGCAATGCTCCTTTCAAGGCCGTGACCCCCTATGGTGATGTTCCCGCAGGGAAGCACCGCGTGGTGATCACCGCTGCGGGCGACAAGAATGCCAAGGTCTTTGAAGGGGATGTGACCCTCAGGGCAGGCAAGTACTACACTGTGGCCGCCATCGGTTACCTGAAGACCCTGAAACCCAAGATCTTTGTGGCCAACAGCCTGAACATGGACAAGGAGAAGGCCCAGGTGAACGTCTTCCACCTCTCCCCCAACGGCCCCAGGGTGGACGCCATCGCTCCCGATTATGACAATGCCCGCATCGTGCCCAACCTGTCTTATGGCCGCATGTTCAAGGCCATGGTGAGCCCGATGGGTGTGAACCTCAACATCGTGCCGGCCATGAAAACCACCCCTGTGGTGAAAAACCTCAGTGGAATCAGCGTGAATGCAGGCAAGACCTACAGTGTGTTCGCTGTGGGTCTGGTGGGCGGCACAGGCACCCAGGCTTTTGACCTTGTGGCCACTGAGGACAAAGTGGTGATGGGCTCCATGTCTGGCAAGTGA
- a CDS encoding molybdopterin-dependent oxidoreductase yields MHRFVSGFSAAVIFSVLGLAGRVWGQLPYPPQVIFDRITQFLGTPVMFNLIHDLLGVGQGGKIAAFVGVLLMWLGGLSLLGVLSPILAATVILLVLVLLVPFPWALAHALLYLLVRLALQPATRSFEQGRRKALTTLGAGSALLTLGATGGLFKNVLQGTDQTSASAFKAGSALPEGIVSQEDLYYVSKNLEGFDPVIEAQAWTLKVGGLVERPTNFSLDDLKRFQQRDLELTLNCISNPVGGFLIGNAIWTGFTVRDLLNQVGVKQGAKFIIWKAADGYVESLPLGEAHEEDVLLVHSINGEPLTPKHGFPLRVLIPGRYGMKQPRWITEIELSRTDIPSYWSQRGWDKEALIKPSSRFDFPEEGKPVPAGQEILMKGVAFAGRVPITKVEVSVDGGKNWQEAKLSARRSVHAWTLWSLPWTPETGIHEVVVRAYAAGKLQTEATADPLPGGSTGWHRFLVNVS; encoded by the coding sequence ATGCATCGGTTTGTTTCGGGTTTCAGTGCAGCGGTGATTTTCAGTGTGCTTGGTCTGGCAGGCAGGGTGTGGGGGCAACTTCCCTATCCTCCACAGGTGATTTTTGACCGCATCACCCAGTTTCTGGGAACACCTGTCATGTTCAACCTGATCCACGACCTGCTCGGGGTCGGTCAGGGAGGCAAAATTGCAGCTTTTGTGGGGGTCCTGCTGATGTGGCTTGGTGGGCTTTCCCTGCTTGGGGTTCTCTCTCCCATCCTTGCTGCAACCGTGATTCTGCTGGTTCTGGTGCTCCTGGTTCCTTTCCCCTGGGCACTGGCCCATGCCCTGCTTTACTTGCTGGTCCGTCTGGCCTTGCAACCTGCAACCCGCAGCTTTGAGCAGGGGCGCAGGAAGGCCCTGACCACCCTGGGTGCCGGGTCTGCCCTGTTGACGCTGGGCGCGACAGGAGGCCTGTTCAAAAATGTCCTGCAGGGCACCGACCAGACCAGTGCCTCTGCATTCAAAGCAGGCTCTGCACTTCCAGAAGGGATTGTTTCGCAAGAGGACCTCTATTACGTCAGCAAGAATCTGGAAGGCTTTGACCCGGTGATCGAGGCGCAGGCCTGGACCCTCAAAGTGGGAGGTCTGGTGGAGCGCCCGACAAACTTCAGCCTTGATGACCTCAAACGCTTTCAACAGAGGGACCTGGAACTGACCCTGAATTGCATCTCCAATCCTGTGGGGGGTTTCCTGATCGGAAACGCCATCTGGACGGGCTTCACCGTGCGGGACCTCCTGAACCAGGTGGGCGTGAAGCAGGGAGCGAAATTCATCATCTGGAAAGCTGCAGATGGGTACGTCGAGTCGCTGCCCCTCGGGGAGGCCCATGAAGAGGACGTGCTGCTGGTCCACAGCATCAACGGTGAACCCCTGACCCCGAAACACGGGTTTCCCCTGAGGGTGCTGATTCCGGGCAGGTATGGCATGAAACAGCCCCGCTGGATCACCGAAATTGAACTGTCCAGAACCGACATTCCCTCCTACTGGAGCCAGAGGGGTTGGGACAAAGAAGCCCTGATCAAACCCTCCAGCCGTTTTGATTTTCCAGAAGAAGGAAAACCTGTCCCTGCCGGTCAGGAAATCCTGATGAAAGGGGTGGCTTTTGCAGGCAGGGTTCCCATCACGAAAGTTGAGGTGTCTGTGGATGGGGGCAAAAACTGGCAGGAGGCAAAACTTTCTGCCAGACGCTCCGTTCATGCCTGGACCCTGTGGTCCCTGCCCTGGACCCCAGAAACAGGCATCCATGAGGTGGTGGTGCGGGCCTACGCTGCCGGAAAACTGCAGACCGAGGCCACAGCCGACCCCCTTCCGGGTGGCTCCACCGGATGGCACCGCTTTCTGGTCAACGTCTCCTGA
- a CDS encoding ABC transporter ATP-binding protein gives MLRVENLSKIYPSGDSKVTALGGVSFDFEAGRVTAIIGPSGSGKSTLLNLLAGFDRPSSGRILHDSTEISKLSDAELADYRLRHFGFVFQNYNLVSILNASENVEFPLTLQGVPRAERTRRSKALLEQLGLGHRLTHYPSQLSGGEQQRVAIARALITNPSVILADEPTGNLDTRTGKSILDLLLKPATEGKTVVLITHDPAVAELAHTILRIRDGQALTGEF, from the coding sequence ATGCTTCGCGTCGAGAACCTCAGCAAGATCTATCCGTCTGGAGACAGCAAGGTTACGGCCCTCGGTGGGGTCAGTTTTGACTTCGAGGCAGGCCGGGTGACCGCCATCATTGGCCCATCGGGCAGCGGCAAAAGCACCCTGCTCAACCTGCTGGCCGGATTTGACCGCCCGAGCAGTGGCCGCATCCTGCACGACAGCACCGAGATCTCGAAACTCAGTGACGCCGAGCTTGCAGACTACCGCCTGCGGCATTTCGGGTTTGTCTTCCAGAACTACAACCTGGTCAGCATCCTGAACGCTTCAGAGAATGTTGAGTTCCCGCTCACCTTGCAGGGGGTCCCCAGGGCAGAACGGACCAGACGCTCAAAAGCCCTGCTGGAGCAACTCGGGCTCGGTCACCGCCTGACGCACTACCCTTCGCAGCTTTCTGGAGGAGAGCAGCAACGGGTCGCCATTGCCCGTGCCCTCATCACCAACCCTTCGGTGATTCTGGCGGATGAACCCACCGGAAACCTCGACACCCGAACAGGAAAGAGCATCCTGGACCTGCTTTTGAAACCCGCCACCGAGGGCAAAACAGTGGTGCTGATCACCCATGATCCTGCAGTGGCCGAACTGGCCCACACCATTTTGCGCATCCGGGACGGTCAGGCCCTCACCGGCGAATTTTGA
- a CDS encoding ABC transporter permease: protein MPISDLFQLALRGLTRRAVRTTLTVLGIVVAVASMVIFLSLGEGIRRVFTQELGNIGPDVQISLNGIEEGLPRTPDLPQSLVQKVQDRKDEWGIRSIIPVVISARGGFDPRQSFLIYGYPTAENVLDISPGVKVKEGRLLGAEDEGKLVAVLGSKAAENAGLKLGQDVRFNRRSFFKVVGILQEEGGFTDSFIFVPKSTLQKAMGVEDQISFIAIKLNDPSKARSTAKTISETLDVEAQTQSDFLKVLDRAVSISDAVRFGISLIALIVGGLAVANTVMMGVFERTREFGTMRAIGAKPGFIRNLVLLESLLLAFMGGIGGILLGFVGIQVVNLYTQNLANISAAALTPRLTLLAFAVSFALGLLSGLLPARSAGRIVITEALGRN from the coding sequence ATGCCGATCTCTGACCTCTTCCAGCTGGCCCTGCGCGGCCTCACCCGCCGGGCGGTAAGAACCACCTTGACCGTTCTGGGCATTGTTGTGGCGGTGGCCAGCATGGTGATCTTCCTTTCCCTGGGGGAGGGCATCCGCAGGGTGTTCACCCAGGAACTGGGCAACATTGGCCCGGACGTGCAGATTTCACTCAACGGAATTGAGGAGGGTCTGCCCCGCACCCCCGACCTGCCCCAGTCGCTGGTGCAGAAAGTGCAGGACCGCAAGGACGAATGGGGCATCCGCAGCATCATTCCGGTGGTGATCTCTGCCAGGGGAGGATTTGACCCACGCCAGTCCTTCCTGATTTACGGTTACCCGACCGCAGAGAACGTGCTGGACATCTCTCCCGGGGTCAAAGTCAAAGAGGGGAGACTGCTGGGTGCAGAAGATGAAGGCAAACTCGTTGCGGTGCTGGGAAGCAAGGCCGCCGAGAATGCGGGACTGAAGCTCGGGCAGGACGTGCGTTTCAACCGCCGCAGTTTCTTCAAGGTGGTGGGCATCCTGCAGGAAGAAGGTGGATTCACCGACTCCTTCATTTTCGTGCCCAAATCCACCTTGCAGAAAGCCATGGGTGTGGAGGACCAGATTTCTTTCATTGCCATCAAACTGAATGATCCCTCCAAAGCGCGCAGCACCGCAAAAACCATTTCTGAGACGCTGGATGTGGAGGCCCAGACCCAGTCGGACTTCCTGAAGGTGCTGGACCGTGCGGTCAGCATCAGCGATGCCGTGCGCTTCGGAATCAGCCTGATTGCCCTGATTGTGGGCGGGCTTGCCGTGGCCAACACCGTGATGATGGGCGTTTTCGAGCGCACCCGTGAATTCGGCACCATGCGGGCCATCGGGGCCAAACCGGGCTTCATTCGCAATCTGGTGCTCCTCGAAAGCCTGCTGCTGGCCTTCATGGGGGGCATCGGCGGCATTCTGCTGGGTTTTGTGGGGATTCAGGTGGTCAACCTCTACACCCAGAACCTCGCCAACATCAGTGCTGCTGCCCTCACGCCCAGGCTCACCCTGCTGGCTTTTGCAGTGAGTTTCGCACTGGGGCTCCTGTCCGGTCTGCTTCCGGCCCGCAGTGCAGGCCGCATCGTCATCACCGAAGCCCTGGGGAGGAACTGA
- a CDS encoding 5-oxoprolinase subunit PxpA: protein MDLNCDLGEEAPFDRELMPLITSANIACGFHAGNPSLIRETAMLCLDHGVHIGAHPGFLDRENFGRLEQPVTPQEVYDLVTFQVAGMLGILNPLDLPLHHVKLHGALYNQTARDLKLARAAVHGILEQHQDVIFYGLAGSAHIQAAREIGMQVHQEAFLDRTYQDDGTLTPRSHPRALHESTEAALRQALEIASGSVTTLSGKTIPLHADTLCVHGDGPHALDFARELRATFQSRGIGIGS from the coding sequence ATGGACCTGAACTGCGACCTTGGAGAAGAGGCCCCTTTTGACCGTGAATTGATGCCCCTGATCACCAGTGCCAACATCGCCTGCGGATTTCATGCAGGAAACCCATCCCTGATCCGTGAAACGGCCATGCTGTGCCTGGACCACGGGGTGCATATTGGCGCACATCCTGGATTTCTGGACCGTGAAAACTTTGGACGGCTTGAACAGCCGGTCACCCCTCAGGAGGTCTATGACCTCGTGACGTTTCAGGTGGCCGGGATGCTGGGCATCCTGAACCCACTGGATTTGCCCCTCCACCATGTCAAGCTGCATGGTGCCCTCTACAACCAGACGGCCAGAGACCTGAAGTTGGCGCGGGCTGCAGTGCACGGCATTCTGGAACAGCATCAGGATGTGATTTTTTACGGTCTGGCAGGCAGTGCCCACATCCAGGCGGCCAGAGAGATCGGCATGCAGGTGCACCAGGAGGCCTTTCTGGACCGCACCTATCAGGACGATGGCACCCTGACCCCCAGAAGTCACCCCCGTGCCCTGCATGAGTCCACCGAAGCCGCACTCCGGCAGGCCCTGGAGATTGCCTCGGGATCGGTCACCACCCTGAGCGGAAAAACCATCCCACTGCATGCAGACACCCTCTGTGTGCACGGGGACGGACCCCATGCACTGGATTTTGCCCGGGAACTGCGGGCCACCTTTCAATCAAGAGGCATTGGTATTGGGTCTTAG
- a CDS encoding biotin-dependent carboxyltransferase family protein, which yields MNGLQIHIVRPGMQTLIQDTGRSGYRQHGITPGGAADFYSFHIANLLLGNSPDAAALEVTLGGLLLEALQDGVVAVAGTGAQVRVHGKVLKGQRRIQLHQGDQMEVVYSPAGARTYVAFAGGLDVPAVLGSRSTHTRSGLGPAPVHAGVTLQAKQPSPHLNTRVVVPAFPLPALLPIRVLRGPEWEEHHAFQQPFRVTAQSDRMGIRLEGPQVQLQRKAEMYSVAVMAGTVQLPAGGHPIILLSDAQTTGGYPRVYQVIQADLWKLGQVLPGQQIQFSEVDFEAAEKALIEQDRQLHTLARTLQFYR from the coding sequence ATGAATGGCCTACAGATTCACATTGTCAGACCCGGCATGCAGACCCTGATTCAGGACACTGGGCGCTCTGGGTATCGGCAACACGGCATTACCCCAGGGGGAGCAGCAGACTTCTACAGTTTTCACATTGCCAACCTGCTGCTTGGCAATTCTCCAGATGCTGCAGCCCTGGAAGTGACGCTGGGTGGCCTGCTTCTGGAGGCCCTGCAAGATGGCGTGGTTGCTGTTGCAGGCACAGGGGCACAGGTCCGGGTGCATGGAAAGGTCCTCAAGGGCCAGCGCAGAATCCAACTGCATCAGGGCGACCAGATGGAAGTGGTGTATTCACCCGCAGGTGCCCGCACTTATGTGGCTTTTGCAGGTGGTCTGGATGTTCCTGCAGTTCTGGGAAGCCGCAGCACGCACACCAGAAGTGGCCTGGGTCCAGCGCCCGTCCATGCTGGAGTGACCTTGCAGGCGAAACAACCCAGTCCACACCTGAACACACGGGTGGTTGTGCCTGCCTTCCCTCTGCCTGCTTTGCTGCCCATTCGCGTGCTCAGAGGGCCTGAGTGGGAAGAGCACCATGCGTTCCAGCAGCCTTTCAGGGTCACGGCCCAGTCGGACCGCATGGGCATTCGGCTGGAAGGTCCACAGGTGCAGCTTCAGCGCAAAGCAGAAATGTACAGTGTGGCCGTGATGGCCGGAACCGTACAACTTCCCGCCGGAGGACACCCCATCATCCTGCTCAGTGACGCCCAGACCACCGGAGGATACCCCAGGGTGTACCAGGTCATTCAGGCCGACCTGTGGAAACTGGGGCAGGTGCTTCCCGGGCAGCAAATACAATTCTCGGAAGTGGATTTTGAGGCTGCAGAGAAGGCCCTGATTGAGCAGGACAGACAGCTTCACACCCTCGCTCGCACCTTGCAGTTCTACCGCTGA